A single window of Raphanus sativus cultivar WK10039 unplaced genomic scaffold, ASM80110v3 Scaffold0926, whole genome shotgun sequence DNA harbors:
- the LOC130503327 gene encoding uncharacterized protein LOC130503327: MEKQVALRMLLTVTTLCFFSFFYSGVHGTASLEIDMKLKALNKPALKTIKSEDGDIIDCVDIYKQPAFDHPALRNHKIQMKPSVELGSKETNIPSDSSPKPVTSKIWTKSGQCPVGKIPIRRVSREDISRDSSPSSFGRKPPHIYKTLDKTHQHKTNSNSTTGKHKIPARKTIRYIC; this comes from the exons ATGGAAAAGCAAGTCGCATTGAGAATGTTGTTAACCGTGACGACTCtatgtttcttttctttcttctacaGTGGAGTCCATGGAACTGCTTCTCTAGAGATTGATATGAAATTAAAGGCTCTTAACAAGCCTGCATTGAAGACGATCAAA agcGAAGATGGAGATATAATAGATTGTGTGGATATCTATAAACAACCCGCTTTTGATCATCCTGCCTTAAGAAATCACAAGATTCAG ATGAAACCGAGTGTGGAACTTGGTTCAAAGGAGACTAATATTCCATCAGACAGTTCTCCTAAACCGGTTACATCCAAGATTTGGACCAAATCTGGTCAATGTCCGGTAGGGAAAATACCGATTCGTAGAGTTAGTAGAGAAGACATAAGCAGGGACTCCTCACCATCTAGCTTTGGAAGAAAACCTCCTCACATATACAAAACTTTAGACAAAACACACCAACACAAGACTAATAGCAATTCAACAACTGGAAAACACAAAATCCCCGCCCGGAAAACCATTCGGTATATATGTTAA